One part of the Hippoglossus hippoglossus isolate fHipHip1 chromosome 11, fHipHip1.pri, whole genome shotgun sequence genome encodes these proteins:
- the LOC117770948 gene encoding gap junction alpha-9 protein-like has translation MGDWNFLGGILEEVHIHSTMVGKIWLTILFIFRMLVLGVAAEDVWNDEQSDFICNTDQPGCRNVCYDQAFPISLIRYWVLQVIFVSSPSLVYMGHAIYQLRALEKERHCKKVALRRELEAVDVDLAEARRRIEKEMRQLEQGKLNKAPLRGSLLCTYVAHIVTRSVVEVSFMMGQYILYGHHLSPLYKCEREPCPNVVDCFVSRPTEKSVFMMFMQAIACISLFLSLLEIMHLGYKKLKKGILDYYPHLKDDLDEYYVNKSKKNSVVHQVCTGTSVGRKTTIPTAPSGYTLLLEKQGNGPNYPLLNASSAFIPIQGDPGAKPDSHKDGKEGVPSPTEQNSNSNNTSSETRSPPADKQDEPEERSPHHDDLECARSEYPTLPVADTASCPTLSGIARKSRRVSPPWNCSTVVEGNGSDSGDSYHGHGSSMKLRGSCVGPRARMLSKADIKRASRSQSPDSAGELSSVSRHSRESNSPTASPTNRRVSVASSASSRRAPTDLQI, from the coding sequence ATGGGGGACTGGAACTTCCTTGGAGGGATCTTGGAAGAGGTTCACATCCACTCCACCATGGTCGGCAAGATCTGGCTGaccatcctcttcatcttccgGATGTTGGTGCTGGGCGTCGCCGCGGAGGACGTGTGGAACGATGAGCAGTCGGACTTCATCTGCAACACGGATCAGCCCGGCTGCCGAAACGTCTGCTACGACCAGGCCTTCCCCATCTCCCTCATCAGGTACTGGGTGCTGCAGGTCATCTTCGTGTCCTCGCCCTCCCTGGTGTACATGGGCCACGCCATCTACCAGCTCCGGGCCCTGGAGAAGGAGCGCCACTGCAAGAAGGTGGCTCTGCGTCGGGAGCTGGAGGCGGTGGACGTGGATCTGGcggaggcgaggaggaggatCGAGAAGGAGATGAGGCAGCTGGAGCAGGGGAAGCTCAACAAGGCGCCGCTCAGAGGGTCTCTGTTGTGCACCTATGTGGCCCACATCGTCACTCGCTCTGTGGTGGAGGTCAGCTTCATGATGGGTCAGTACATCCTGTACGGACACCACCTGAGCCCGCTCTACAAGTGTGAAAGGGAACCGTGCCCAAACGTGGTGGACTGCTTTGTGTCCAGGCCCACAGAGAAGTCAGTCTTCATGATGTTCATGCAAGCCATCGCCTgcatctccctctttctcagCCTCCTGGAGATCATGCACCTGGGCTACAAGAAGCTCAAGAAGGGCATCCTGGACTACTACCCGCACCTGAAGGACGACCTCGATGAGTACTACGTCAACAAGTCCAAGAAGAACTCCGTCGTTCATCAGGTTTGCACGGGAACCTCAGTGGGACGCAAGACCACCATCCCCACAGCACCAAGTGGATACACGTTACTGTTGGAGAAGCAGGGCAACGGACCCAACTACCCTCTGCTCAATGCCTCCTCGGCCTTCATCCCAATACAAGGAGACCCTGGTGCAAAGCCAGACAGCCACAAGGACGGAAAGGAGGGAGTGCCGAGCCCCACGGAGCAGAACAGCAACTCCAACAACACCAGCAGTGAGACGCGTTCACCTCCTGCGGACAAACAGGATGAACCGGAGGAACGATCTCCACATCATGACGACCTGGAGTGTGCGCGCTCCGAGTATCCCACCCTCCCTGTAGCAGACACCGCCTCCTGCCCTACACTGTCAGGGATTGCGAGGAAGTCTCGGAGGGTCAGTCCGCCGTGGAACTGCTCCACGGTGGTGGAGGGGAATGGCTCGGACAGCGGCGACTCCTACCACGGCCACGGCAGCAGCATGAAGCTGCGCGGCAGCTGCGTGGGCCCCAGAGCGAGGATGCTCTCCAAGGCAGACATTAAGAGAGCGAGCAGGTCTCAGAGCCCGGACTCTGCAGGGGAGCTGAGCTCCGTGTCCCGACACAGCCGCGAGAGCAACAGCCCCACGGCCT